A DNA window from Centroberyx gerrardi isolate f3 chromosome 5, fCenGer3.hap1.cur.20231027, whole genome shotgun sequence contains the following coding sequences:
- the ccdc71 gene encoding uncharacterized protein ccdc71: MADAARGPVVRRPSAFATEERRAVHSWSRISSAGHSVLLEALQILSPMSCDLSDTEELVSFLQELSEEGHRPTVLRSKDVYGYRSCMSRPLTEDMLKPPEKTSRPTAKRRGRRPLAKKREVHPSWNTSERSGPRIQGVRPPELLVDHRAVVCSRTPVRTEASRALQVLPCLRLTNIEGVSGCHTARLQIHTTWDSSVEPPPAVFSQQQHPPTLSGIPSQPSQNGGGAPTTAVALFSQKSLSCPVRLDGALIGDSAPVFYSNGRAFPQTHTELTSNGWRGNGVHPPRRGPKDAERPPSDPTGQRNGWKDKNGLRWKVIKVDDSRSVAEARRKAQKILQVNLSPVIQIQPFMFRDFRHHNK, encoded by the coding sequence ATGGCTGACGCGGCGAGAGGTCCCGTTGTCAGACGGCCATCGGCCTTCGCCACCGAGGAGCGGCGGGCGGTTCACTCCTGGTCGCGGATCTCGTCGGCGGGGCACAGCGTCCTGCTGGAGGCGCTGCAGATCCTCAGCCCCATGTCCTGCGACCTGTCCGACACCGAGGAGCTGGTCAGCTTCCTGCAGGAGCTGAGCGAGGAGGGCCACAGGCCCACGGTGCTGCGCAGCAAGGACGTTTACGGCTACCGCTCCTGCATGAGCCGACCGCTGACCGAGGACATGCTGAAGCCGCCGGAGAAAACCTCGAGACCCACCGccaagaggagggggaggaggccgCTGGCCAAGAAGAGGGAGGTGCACCCGTCCTGGAACACCTCCGAGAGGAGCGGCCCCCGGATTCAGGGGGTCCGCCCCCCCGAGCTGCTGGTGGACCATCGCGCCGTCGTCTGCAGCAGGACGCCCGTCCGGACCGAGGCGTCGCGGGCGCTGCAGGTGCTGCCGTGTCTCAGACTGACCAACATCGAAGGCGTGTCTGGCTGCCACACCGCCCGGCTGCAGATCCACACCACCTGGGACTCCTCCGTAGAGCCGCCCCCCGCTGTCTtttcacaacagcagcacccTCCAACGCTTTCAGGAATACCGTCTCAGCCTTCTCAGAACGGCGGGGGGGCGCCCACCACAGCCGTGGCCTTGTTCAGCCAGAAGAGCCTGTCCTGCCCCGTCCGCCTGGACGGCGCCCTCATCGGAGACTCTGCGCCCGTCTTCTATTCGAACGGCCGGGCGTTCCCACAGACTCACACCGAACTGACCAGCAACGGCTGGAGGGGCAACGGGGTCCACCCGCCCCGCCGAGGCCCCAAGGACGCCGAGCGACCGCCGAGCGATCCGACCGGACAGAGGAACGGCTGGAAGGACAAGAACGGTCTCAGGTGGAAGGTTATCAAGGTGGACGACTCGCGCTCGGTGGCCGAGGCTCGCAGGAAAGCCCAGAAGATCCTGCAGGTCAACCTGTCCCCCGTCATCCAGATCCAACCCTTCATGTTCAGAGACTTCAGACACCACAACAAGTGA